The sequence CTGGAGCACCCACGGCACCGGCGCGCTGCTCGGCCGCGAGGGCCTCCACGGCGCCGCGTGGTGGTCGACCTTCTGGCCGTTCCTCACCGCGATGGTCGGGTTCTGGGCGACGCTCGCGCTCAACATCCCCGACTTCTCGCGGTTCTGTCGCACGCAGCGGGACCAGGTCGTCGGCCAGACCCTCGGCCTGCCGGCCACGATGACGTACTTCTCCTTCATCGGCGCCGCGGTCTCGAGCGCGACCGGGACCTGGGATCCCAGCACGTTGATCGCGAGTTTCTCCTCGCCGCTGGTGGTCGTGCTCGGGCTGCTGGGCCTGGTGGTCGCGACGCTCTCGACCAACATCGCGGCCAACGTGGTCTCCCCCGCCAACGACTTCGCCAACCTCGCGCCCCGGCGCATCAGCGTGAAGCTCGGCGGCTACCTCACCGCCGCACTCGGCTTCGTGATCCTTCCTTGGAAGCTCGAGAACAACTACGTCTTCGGCTGGCTCAACGGCTACGGCGCGCTGTTGGGACCGATCGGCGGCATCCTCGTGGCGGACTACTGGCTCGTGCGCGACCGCGTGTTGGTGGTCGCCGATCTGTACCGCCGTGGCGGTCGTTACGAGTACGCGCGGGGGTGGAATCGCTGGGCCGTGATCGCGCTGGTCGTCGGCGTCGCCCCGAACGTGCCCGGCTTCCTGCACGCGGTGGCGTGGGTCGACGCGGTCCCCGCGATCTTCGACCAGCTCTACGCCTATACATGGTTCATCGGCTTCGGCCTCGCCGCGCTGGTGTACCGCCTCGGCATGGGGCGCATCCGCGAGCCGGACGCGCGACGGGATTCCTGACGAAGCTGACACCGCCGCGCTGCCACGCGGAGGACCCCGACGAATCGCGCCGCGGGAGCCTGGAAACTCGCGGGTCGAACGTGGTCTACCGGGGGTCAGGGCCGGATGAAGCACACCACAGCCAACTTGGGTCGAGGGACGACGTGCGCAGCCATCGCGGTAGCGCTGGGACTGGCCGCGTGCGGCGGCGACGACGACGGCCGCGGCACCGCGGGCGGCAGCGGCATCTCGAGCATCGGCTCGCAGCGCGGCGGCTCGCAGGAGAGCGGCGGCACGGCGGTCGAGAGCGACGGCGGTGAGGCCGACTCGGCTGGCGAGTCACTCGGTGAGGGTGGCACCACACCGCTGTTCGATCTCGGCAGCGCCGACGACGGCACCGGTCCGACGCCCGACGACGGCTGCAAGCGTGTCGACTTCCTGTTCGTGATCGACAACTCGGTGTCGATGCAAGACAACCAGGCCTCGCTGGTCGGCGCGTTCCCGGGCTTCATGGACGCCATCGCGGCCACGCTCAGCGCCGACAGCGACTACCACATCATGGTGACCGACACCGACGCGTGGGGCCGCTGCAACACGGTCAACGGCTTCGTGGGCAACGACCCCTCGTCGAACACCTGCGACAATTACATCAAGACCACGGCATTCGAGGAGTGCGACGCGGTGCGGGGCGCTGGCGTCATCCACCCCGCGGGGCAGTACAGCAGCGACGCACTGTGCACCTTGGCCGGTGGCAACCGCTACATCGAGCCCGGCGAGCCCGACCTCGGGGCCGCGTTCGCGTGCGTGGCCACCGTCGGCGTCGCGGGTCACCCCTCCGAGCGACCCATGGACGGCATGATCGCCGCGCTGTCGCCCGAGCTCAACATGGCCGGCGCGTG is a genomic window of Deltaproteobacteria bacterium containing:
- a CDS encoding NCS1 family nucleobase:cation symporter-1: MSGALPPVPHEPGLWNDDLAPTPTAQRTWSRWHVAALWVGMAVCIPTYLLAADMVEAGMSVLQAIVTVALGNVIVLVPMILNAHPGTAYGIPFPVFARASFGVRGANLAAVARALVACGWFGIQTWIGGKAIYAIAAVAGHGGGAAWPVLGINGVQLTCFTAFWLVNVYFIARGMEAIKWLESAAAPLLLLGGTALLVWAWSTHGTGALLGREGLHGAAWWSTFWPFLTAMVGFWATLALNIPDFSRFCRTQRDQVVGQTLGLPATMTYFSFIGAAVSSATGTWDPSTLIASFSSPLVVVLGLLGLVVATLSTNIAANVVSPANDFANLAPRRISVKLGGYLTAALGFVILPWKLENNYVFGWLNGYGALLGPIGGILVADYWLVRDRVLVVADLYRRGGRYEYARGWNRWAVIALVVGVAPNVPGFLHAVAWVDAVPAIFDQLYAYTWFIGFGLAALVYRLGMGRIREPDARRDS